The following DNA comes from Athene noctua chromosome 1, bAthNoc1.hap1.1, whole genome shotgun sequence.
GAGATGGTGGATGTTGAAGACTAAATCCCCTCTGTAGCTGTGGGAGGCaaatgctgctgtgcagagcacaGGCCACCTCACTGGTGTGAATGTGAAGGTGAAGTTGCCACCTGTCCACATGGAGAGATGTCTGCAGTGAATGTCTGCTGTGAGGTTTGCAGCCGTTCCCGGGTGTACATAAAGAGGACCTTGTGAAGATATATATTAAGCCAATTATATCTTTGCTAACACAAATTACAAAGCTTTGGAGCTTTTCTTCTGAATAAGAAACAAGAAAGCAGGATGTTTTTGACACGTATTTATTATATGACTACTGGAAAACTCTGCTACATTAACTGCCAGGAGGTAGAGAATACCAAGGTGCTCCTGTTTAACTGTATTTAAATGCACAACAGCCCTTACCTCACCTAACACTGGCTGTATGGGCTCAGTGGGAGTGAGTAGAGACTGCCAGTGCTAAGACCTTGCCTTTAGATGTACTACTGAGCAATTTTGGTACAAGGTAAGACAAGAGAAAGTAGCTAGTGAAAGTAATTTCACAGCAGCTCTAGCTGAAGTGTCAATAAGGTGCCTTCCAGCTAATGGATCTGGTGGGTTGGTGAGCCCTGGGACAGGGACATCCCTCCGTGCTGGTCCTGGAAACTAGTGGCATGAGACATCTGCAGAAGCAATTGATTGGTCAGTCTGCAGGACTAATGGGTTGAATAGTGATCACCTCTGGGCGATTTGTGTAGCCTGCAtttcaaaaaattaaatgaatCACCTGGCTTTCTAAGCATATGCTGTCAGACAGCCACTTCTCCAGGGTGGGAGCGAGGCAGACACCCCCCAGCTTACCTTCCCGTGCACACTGCTCACAGCACCATGTGGGTTGTGGTGATGGCAAGCAAGGTCTTTCCAAGTCAAAGTCACATGCTAGGACAAGTCTGTAGTTACAAGACAGGTTCAAGAGCAAGCCAGGAAGGAAAGTCAGCGAGGCAAAAGCAGTATCAGTAGGTTACAAAGCCAGGTGCAGCCTGACTTCCATTGCAGCTCGGGTGAGGACCCAGGACAAGGTTGTGAGAGCTTAAATGCAGCTCCTGAGCCAGCAGGCAGAAGGTGCATGGGAGAAGACAACAGAAGAGTCTCATCATAGTGCAATATGAAGAGCTGACCTTTAGTGCAGGCAGCCAGATCCTTGGAGAGTGGGGGAAGAAGCTGCAGAACCCAGCAGTGAAGTCAAGACCCAAACAGCATGGTCTCCCCAAAGCAACTGTCTGAACCTCTCCTTATGTGTCCTGTGCTCCAATCCTTGACCAACTTGGTGGCCTCTACCGGACTCACTCCGGTGTGTCAGTATCTTTCTTGTATCAGGGAGCCCCAGACTGGGTACAGTGCTCCAGATGTGGTCTCTCAAACGTGAAAGAGAGGGAAATGACCGCTCCTCTCCCTGCTGGCTAGAATTTTGTTAATGCAGCTCAGGGTGCTCTTAGTCTACATCTCCATGAGGGTCCatgtgtccaccaggacccccaggtcccctTTTGCACAGCTCACTTTTTAGACAGTTGCCTCCCAGACCATATTGATGTGTGGGGTGGTTGTGTTCCAGGTGTAGGGCTTTGTCTTTGTCTTAACTGATCACCATGGAGTAACCTTCAGCCCATTTCTCCACCCTCTCCAGGACCTGTCATTTGGTATCATCTATAAACTTGCTGTGAGCTCTCTCTGTTCCTAGTCTGAATTGCTGCTGAAGACACAAAGCAGTACCGGCTGCCGGATCTGTCCCTGGGGCGTGCCACCAGcaactggccaccaactggaccCTGTGACACTGACCACTGTGCTTTGAGCCTCGCAACTTTCTAGACAATTTTCTACCCACCTATCTAGTCCATGTCTCACCAGTCTGGCTATAAGGATACTACATCAGGCTAGGGCAAAGACCTTGTCAGGTCAAGGTATACCGTATctgctcctctccctttctccataAAGTCGGTCATCTCACTGCAGGAGACAAACATGTTGGCTGGACACTATTTACACTGTTTAAACTCATGCTGGATGTTTTCAGCATGGTCTCTAATTGCTCCCGGGAGGACATGTGTCATAACTCTGTGCACTGTTAATGGCTTTGGATTGCATTTTCCTATCCATTTGAGATgcttgcagccagtttttctaattattttgaCATAGAGTTATTCCCAGTCCCAGAAGTTGTGTTCATCATGGAAGAATAAAGGAAATTCGCTCAGCATGCAAGTGGATGCTGTTGGGAAGGCACAGCTTGCACTGGTTACTGCCAGACCAAAACCAACTCTTCCTTTGTCTCTGGGGAATGTGTATCACTCAGTCCTGCAGGCATCTACCCCTCTCCTTTCTGTTGCCTTCTCACTCTCCCACCCCCAAAATAGTTTAATTCCAGGTGTAGAAGAAATAGGAGCACCAAAATACACCGAACTCGAGGATTGCTTTTTTCCCAAGTGTCACTCTCTACaagcagcagagagggaaaagATGTATTTCATCCTGTTCCCTTCTCATTTTCTCTATCTGCCTAAAATTAACATTGTACTTATTCAAACTTTGCTAACACACATGACAATATGAGTACACTGGAGTCCTTCTTCATTTGCTAACACTTTTATTCAATTTCTGTTTGCTTATTTCTGTATGACTGAAAACATCTCTATTCTATgcatttatatgaaaaattaccattcagaaaaaaatgactaCTCCACACCATAATGTAAATATCAAGcagctttgaaaaaataaatcatgaagcTAATACCCAAGGAAGtattttgctttttgatttcttaaGAGAATGACAGATTTTGCCAGAAATGTGTTTTAAGATCTGGAAGGCAGCAAATTACCAATAGCAAAACAAGATAGTCCTCATAACTCAGAGAAATATGTaaatagcagaaaaaatattaagattttgGCAATATTCCTTTTGTAAAATCCAAACCATATTGCTTGTAAAGAGGCTACCTGACTGGTGTCTTACTGATTATTGTTTTAGAAATTCAGGGCTTTATTCTGCAAATGTTTATTCATGTAAACCATTCCTGTACATTTGCATCTCTAGGGGTTTGCAGGGTACAGCTGTCCTGTGTCTTATCTCCCTCAGGGGTGTCATGCAGGTGATGGTAAGAAAGTTACTCAGTAGAGATTACTGAGTCTAGTAGCCGTGTTTCTTGTAATACTGGGCTCGTGCAACCACGTCATTAGAGTAGTCATCATGGGTGGTGCCGATGTCCATTTTGTCATAGCTTCGGACATTGTTAGCACCAGCGTTGTAAGCAGAAATCCCACCTGAAATGAAACACCAAAAGGTTCATACAGACTTAAAAAACCTGGGAAAATTCCCATCCTGATGTGTTCTGCTTTTACTGGTTTTGAAAGCTTTCACTTATTGGGACTTTGGAAGGAGAGTAGGTAGCGTTATCATATCTTCTCTGACTTAAGTGGGGGTCTGCAAACAGCTTAGTTATTCCTGAATCCACCAAAACATCAGGAAGACACCTGAGGTTTTGTGTTAACAGATATTTGCAGCTTGATGAACTTGTACCGTTTACCTGGCCCAGCACAAGCCCTTCATTTACATGGGGCTTGttcagaatagaatagaatagcatgtcatgtcatgtcatgtcatgtcatatCGTATCGAACATCCTTGTAACTTCTCACTCACCCttgaaaataactgcttttataATTCATACATTGCATTATCTTTGTCTTGCAGCTATGTATATGCTACTCCATATGCCATGCTGAAAAGCAGAGGTATCTGAGGTGTCTCTGAAATGAGCCTGCTGCGGCATCCCAGCAGTCCAAGGGGGTTGCAGGGTGTAGCCTACTTTGAAGGAGGCAGCTTTTCCACATTGCACAGCACAGTTTTGCAATTCCCTGAGAGCAAACACCTCATCTTTGTCAACAGAGATATGGAGTGAACTGCTGGTCCCATTCATGGAGCTATGTCTTAACCTGAATGGCTGTAGAAGACTCTTCATGGTCAGATAAGGAAATACATAGACTAGATTTCAAGTGTATAAATATTTGCCACATGATGGTGGAAATTCGGCAAGACTGCTATACTAAGGAAAGGCAGAAACTACACGGAACTGACAAAGCTTGTCTTTTGCTGGTGAAATAAAAAAGGGGTGAAAAGCTAAGCAAAAGTCTGTTAGAAACATGGGTTTTGAGGAGCATGGGAACtaattcattttggttttgtcctAAAGTTTTTCATTTCCCCTGGACAAAACCTGTGGCCTGTACCTTACCTTTCAGCTGTTGATCCCTTGTCCAGCGTCGGAATTTTCCCTGTATTGTCTTTATCATCATGATAAGAATGTTTGTGCCCTGGGTAAGATGAGTTTCACTGTTCCATCGTCCCTCAGGTGTATGTGATTTTTTGTCAACCTAGAAATACCAAGACAACAAAAAGAAGACATTTCCCTTCTGTAATGGATGATACGTTTAGGAGACTTACTTTTATTTATATgttatttgtttttcaggttttagTGGAGTATCAGCAATTACCTGCATTAAACCAAATCCATTCCCATTGTCGCCCCAGCCATTCTTCAGTATTTTGCCGGCATGAGATTCCCGGGAGATGATGCCAGCGATCACAGCTGGTTCAACACACAGTTTTTCACCAACTTTCTTAATGAGTGTTTTATATTGATTCATAGCTCCTAgatcccgttcagcaatcttttcTGAAGCCTTAGCTCCTGTAATTAAAATCAAAAGTAAAGATAGTTGCTTAATAATTGAGTTTTAAAACTCACAATTGTGTCTCACCTCTCTCCTTCTAATACAGACAGAATTACCTCAAAATTTTGTTTGCCTCACCTTTGGGAGGAGGTAGATGATCACCTACAGGGATATCGTGCAGGCTCAGCAGCTAGCGTGTATTCAGCACACTTGGAAATGTGAAGGATTTGGGATTATTGTGCCATGGAGAAATGGGGGCATCTGGCTAAAGAGAGATACTCACCACAGTAGGATAAACCTTCTGACTTTGCAGTTTTGCATGAAGCCCCAGGAGTATTAATTCTGTTTACACTGCCGTAGCAATCTGTTCGGCCCTCGGAGGCACCTGCAGAGGCGACATGCTCAAGCAGTAAAAACCTTTTGTGATTGTATGTAAAACCCAAGGGGAGGATGCATCCTGGAGAGGACAGGCCGCAGGGCACAGGAGCTGCATGGGGCTACCTCTGTCACTCCTTGCGATGGAGGGGAGGTGAGGTCCTGCCCTGTGCCTGGCACCCTGTGCCCACCCGCCCCTCAGAGGCCACCCCTCCTTCTGTGAGACTCCCAAGGGGACTCAGGCACTCTCTCCTCCAATAGAGTTTAATGGTAACTGAGATTCTGGGAAGTGGGGTGAGGAGATGCATCAATGTCTCCTGCTTCCCGGCCCAGGGAACATGTCCCTGGCTGCTTGGGGCAAGGCAGCAAGGGCCACCAGACTTACCCAGGAGGGCAGTGAGGCCCAGCAGCACGAGCATCGAGTACATGGCGTGGTTCTTCCTGAGCACACAGAACAGCCTGAAAATCAGTTGTTCAGCATTGGCAGACATGAAGACAGGAATATATCTCACTGCTTGCCAAATAAACACAAAGGAACTCTTTCTGACCTGATGGGATATTTCTCCTGGTTGGGTAGGCAAAGCAACAGACAAATGGAGTTGTGTCTCTTTTTGTGAGAGACCCCAAAGGCAGCTCTCCTGCTCTAGCCAAGCAAGGCTGCAGCCATTTACAAGACACTTATGACCTCTCACTTCTGCGGGTGTTTCAAACTTGAATCTTCTACGATATCTTGGTAACTTCCTCCAAATCTCAAACCCCAatctttaattcagaaaaaataaaattagtaatgTTCAATGCCCTGTGCTACTGCACTCCCACTATGTACGCTCTGATTCCCTGTCCATACTCTGTATACAAACTGCCTTCGCCACACCTGGACAGCTTTGCCCGAGTCTCCTGAGACTTTCTTTATACTCAGAAATAGGCACTTTCAAGATGCAAGCTAGCTAAATCATTGTGGCTACCTACTTCAGGGTGAGTAGTACTCTGGGAGCACCCATTTCCCCTCATTGGCTGTGAAGGGAGCCTAGGAAGATAGGCTCACCTATGGATGAGAGCCATCTAAGTATGGGTGACCTAAATCGAGAACTATAGGACAAATCTCGATATCCTTATTCaagcagaaatctcacacagcAAAAAGCTGCAGCCTCTTGGCCACCAAGGAGATGGTGTTGCTGAAGGGAATGAAAAGAGCTCCCGCCCTGAGTGGTGGTATCTTACCTTCTTGTCTGCAGCTCAGCTTCTGGCACAGGACTGAGTTGTGGGGAAGTTTAATATATAGGGAAAGCTACCTTCCGTTTGGTGGTAATCTGACACTGTGATGAAATGTATGGGCTGTGGTTTTGTGAGacttaacagcattttttttgtcATATAAACAGAACCTGTTGTGCTACAGACATTGGCATCGTGACAAGTATTCTTGGGAGTGGCATTTCCCAGgtttccaaagggaaaaaaccccacttgattttttttctgtgcatgtcTCTACCTACATCTTATATTTCACACCCTGTTCCTGGAGGGAGCTGTGGTAAGGGCTGAACTAAAGACCCAGAATCCAGCTCATCTGCAGATGTTTGCTCCAGTCCCATcccagcatcctgggctgtgtcaCTACTCTCAAGAAAAGAGGGCTGGGACTGGACCTGGGCTGTTGGCTATGTGGCACAGAGGGGCATGCAGTCCTACCACCTGGGCTATCACTCTTCTGAGAGACTGGCCATGTCCATGCTGGTGGCCCATCTGTCCCTGCTTAGGGGGGTGTTCCCATGACAGTGTGCTTTGCCAATATTGcttgtcagcagaaaaaaataatgactcCTTGTcgtttcagctttttttttttttttttttttttttttcataatagcTTTCAACGAGCCCAACACATCTCTGAAATGATTCAGACAAGCCTTTGCCTCaacatttttctctgctgtgagGGGGAGAGGTTTCTGGCAGACCTCTGCTTGCAAGTAGAAGGACTGTAATGAGCCAGGTGTTTCCAATCACCAAAAAGGCTTTTGCCACCTGGGGACAGACACCAATGCTAAGGATACCAGTGTCATGTTATCGAGGGGTTATTTGCCTGTAGTTGGCCAAATCAGAGAGTCTTGGAACCCCTTGCCTCCATCCACTGAGCTTCTTGCCTGCCTTGAGAGATGTCTCCGTCCCTCCACTCCCCAGCCACATTTCTGCACACTCACAACCCTTTCCCCACCACCTCACATGCCAAAAATACCACAGAGGGGAAAAGTACTGCCCACTGTGGATGGGGGAGTCTGGCTGATGTCTTTGGAGTCTGTGGTCAGTCCCCAAAGGATGTGTAGGGGACAGAAAGCAAAGTGTGGGAGGGCCTGTTGGGCACAGCTTTGTTAGTGATGGGACTGACTTGTTCTGCCAATGTCCTCCTTTGCAAGCACTGTTTCCTTCAGTGGTGTGGATGCATGGGGTCTCGGCCCACCTCTGACAGTGTCTTCACAAGATGGAGCCACTGCAGAAGGCTGCTGTGATGAAAGCAGCAGCACGCTGCTCCCCCAGGTTTTCCTTCATTATTTAATATCTGGGCAGAGGAGTGTCTTGTGGACCTGGCATATTTGCTCAAGAAGATTGATATTTTAACATTATCTCTTGGAAATCTCACAGAAGGAGAAGCTGATAATGACTAGTGGAGTGGGGATTTCCCCCCACTTTTATTTGGAGCAAGGCAAATAGCACTGAATTTGTTATTAACCGATTGCTGTTGTCACCAGATTAGCTGAACGTGTCTTCTCCGAGAAAATGCTCAGAGTCCACAATTTCACCTCTCCCACAGGGCTCATTCTTCTGTGGTGGGACTGCAGTGTTGgcttttccagctgctcttctCTCCTCTGTCCCCGCAGTTTATTCTCCCCAGTAGTCTGCAGTCAGAGGAATGAGGTGACCCAAAACAACTTCTTAAAATGTTGCTTCTTTACCTCTAAAAGCAAAACCCAGCTATGTGGGAAGAAGGGCTATAGATGCCAGTGTCACTTAATATGCTAGGTGAGCTGTGTCAGTCCAGGCCCGTTATGCCTGTGGTGCTGCATCACTGTTGCTGATGCTCCTTCATCCATCCCTTAAACAACTGATGCATAAACCATGTTGGTGCTTCCAGAGCCAACATGGGGAGCTCTTCTGTGTCACACTGTGTACCATCTGTTTGAGTGGCTCCTTCATTGTCTCTCACTATGTGTGCCAAAAAGattacatttacattttccaTTCTCCCCACTGCCAGCGTCTTCACAGAGCCACAAAAACACAGAGGTGACCAAGGTTGGAGAGGACCTtgggaggtctctagtccaacctcttgCTCAAAGGAGTGTTAACTCTGAAGGTAGATCAAGTTTCGCAAGTCCTTGCCCTGTCTTGTTATGAACACTTCCAAGGATGAAGATTCCCTAGCCTCTCTGTGCAACCCGGTACAATGAAAAACTCATTTTCTTTTATCAAGTCCAAATTGTTGCCTTGTTGCAACATGTGACTGTTGTCTCTGACCCTCTTTCTGTGCAAGGAAAGTCTTACTCTATCTTCCCTATAAGCTCCACAGAGGTAGATGAAAATGTCCCCCAAAAGCCTTGTCTTTTCCAGGCTGAGCAGACCTAGGGCCCTCGGCCTCTGCTTGTATAATTTGTGCTTCAGCTTGGTGGCCTGCACTGGCCTACAGCGTGTTAGGGGCCATTTTATACTAGGGAACCCAAAACTCAGCACAAGTGCCAAGTAgatgggaaggatcacctccctggACCTGCTTTTCctaacacagcccaggatgctgttggccacctTTGCTTCAAGGGTGCATTAACCACTTGTGGTCAACCTGTAGTCCACCAGAACCCCCAGGGctttccctgcagagctgctttgaAACTGGCTGGtgcccagcatgtactggtgacTGGGGCTTTTCTATCTCAGGTGTGGGATTTGATAGCACCTGTAGTTGAATTTTATGAGAGTCCTGTCCAGCCTGTCCACATTCCTCTGACCAGCAGTTCTGTTCCACCAAGAACCTGTGAACTTGCTGAAAGAGCTCTCTGTCCCTAGCCCACGCTGGTGCTGAGGACACTAAATAGTACTGGCTGCAGGATCAGTTCCCGAGGGATACCACTAATAGCTGGCCACCAGCAAGACCCTGAACTATTTGCCATCAGTCTGTAGCCACAACAGCCCAGTCAGACCTGCAGCCTCCGTACAGAACAATCCAACAGTCCTGCTGCTGAAATAGCTCAAGTACATGGCAAGTGCACAACACCAACCGATAGACAGTGCCACGATGATCCAGTCAATAAATAGTATTCATGAACTATCAGTAGGCAGCTCTTCATCGATCACAGCAGTCACATGTAAGAGACAATTCTGGTTTAGCCAGAAGCCAGACTGCAGGGCACTAGATCAGATCCAGTACCAGCAACTCACTCTTTATGTTCTCTCCTGTGTCTGGCAGGACAAAACCCTCCTGAACTTTGTCAGTTCCTTGATCTGAATCAACTGAGGTGTGGCTGGATAGGCAGGAAATTCATAAAATACAACCTGATTTAAAGGATAGAAATGGGACCAATTTTCTCCTCACCTGCCTTGCAAGAAGAAACCTTTCCAGTTGTAAATGTTTCTGGAAGGCTgagggctgcagcagggcagctcgTGGGGTGAAGGCACTAGAGAGTCTCAGGTCAGCTGCATCCTCACTGTGTAGGT
Coding sequences within:
- the LOC141961608 gene encoding lysozyme g-like, giving the protein MYSMLVLLGLTALLGASEGRTDCYGSVNRINTPGASCKTAKSEGLSYCGAKASEKIAERDLGAMNQYKTLIKKVGEKLCVEPAVIAGIISRESHAGKILKNGWGDNGNGFGLMQVDKKSHTPEGRWNSETHLTQGTNILIMMIKTIQGKFRRWTRDQQLKGGISAYNAGANNVRSYDKMDIGTTHDDYSNDVVARAQYYKKHGY